In Saccharothrix syringae, the following are encoded in one genomic region:
- a CDS encoding DUF2332 domain-containing protein, with protein sequence MLAELFLDAARSCQGHSPLTHALLVAAAGDLARGGVTARVMAGAECDRQGTVPGLRFAGALHRLVLEGRAPALAAHYPTAGGEPDLRTLWDDVLPVLHEHADELRAAIASTVVQTNEPGRSAPLFGGLQTATHLAAVAAGRRTRFPVRLLEVGASGGLNLRPHRIAYLVDGVKLGDPGSAFALDPRWTGRPPADLDHNLRLVRRAGCDLDPVDVTTEDGRLHLQSFVWADQVHRFERLRAALDLAQLDPVPVRRAAGPEWLAEQLARPERDVLTVVWHSVVWQYTSPADRAMGRAVLADAAGRATPMAPLALLVYEPRRTHGADPYQFQLLLKLWPAGVSLRLGSGAGHGIPFTWDPRPWT encoded by the coding sequence GTGCTCGCCGAGCTGTTCCTCGACGCGGCCCGCTCCTGCCAGGGCCACAGCCCGCTCACGCACGCCCTGCTCGTGGCGGCGGCCGGGGACCTGGCGCGCGGCGGCGTCACCGCGCGGGTGATGGCGGGCGCCGAGTGCGACCGCCAGGGCACCGTGCCCGGCCTGCGGTTCGCGGGCGCCCTGCACCGGCTCGTGCTGGAGGGCCGGGCACCGGCGCTGGCCGCGCACTACCCGACCGCGGGCGGCGAACCGGACCTGCGCACCCTCTGGGACGACGTGCTGCCCGTGCTGCACGAGCACGCCGACGAGCTGCGCGCCGCGATCGCCTCGACGGTCGTGCAGACCAACGAGCCGGGCCGCAGCGCGCCGCTGTTCGGCGGCCTGCAGACCGCGACGCACCTGGCCGCGGTCGCCGCGGGCAGGCGCACCCGCTTCCCGGTCCGGCTGCTGGAGGTCGGCGCGTCGGGCGGGCTGAACCTGCGGCCGCACCGCATCGCCTACCTCGTCGACGGGGTGAAGCTGGGCGACCCGGGCAGCGCGTTCGCCCTCGACCCGCGCTGGACCGGACGCCCGCCGGCCGACCTGGACCACAACCTGCGCCTGGTGCGGCGCGCGGGCTGCGACCTCGACCCGGTGGACGTCACCACCGAGGACGGCAGGCTGCACCTCCAGTCGTTCGTGTGGGCCGACCAGGTGCACCGCTTCGAGCGCCTGCGGGCCGCGCTGGACCTGGCCCAGCTCGACCCGGTGCCGGTGCGGCGGGCGGCCGGGCCGGAGTGGCTGGCCGAGCAGCTGGCCCGCCCCGAGCGGGACGTGCTGACCGTCGTGTGGCACTCGGTGGTGTGGCAGTACACCTCACCGGCCGACCGCGCGATGGGCCGGGCGGTGCTGGCCGACGCGGCCGGCCGGGCCACGCCGATGGCGCCGCTGGCGCTGCTGGTCTACGAGCCCAGGCGCACGCACGGCGCCGACCCGTACCAGTTCCAGCTGCTGCTCAAGCTGTGGCCCGCGGGCGTGTCGCTGCGCCTGGGTTCCGGTGCCGGGCACGGCATCCCGTTCACCTGGGACCCGCGGCCCTGGACCTGA
- the corA gene encoding magnesium/cobalt transporter CorA translates to MPSLPSLGGLRGRSPDRPAVPVPVPLSAYVVDCGVYVDGARLPGRWSHSAAVEEVRGRGEGFVWIGLHEPDAEQIEGVAETFGLHELAVEDAVHAHQRPKLERYDDTLFMVLKTVRYIQNSSPDTANEIVESGEIMVFLGRDFVVTVRHGNHSGLAAVRHELEAEPERMKVGPAAVLYSIADHVVDTYLDVTDHIEQDIDQMEALVFQPRSRVSADQIYLMKREVLELRRAVMPLAVPLRRLAEGYTPMIPEQVRSYFRDVDDHLTQVSERVSNFDELLTTLVNAVLAKITLQQNMDMRKLASWVAIISVPTMVVGVYGMNFDHMPELHWKYGYPMVISVILVVCLTLYRIFRRNEWL, encoded by the coding sequence GTGCCCAGCCTGCCCTCGCTCGGCGGCCTGAGAGGCCGCTCGCCCGACCGTCCCGCCGTGCCCGTCCCCGTGCCCCTGTCGGCCTACGTCGTCGACTGCGGCGTGTACGTCGACGGTGCGCGCCTGCCCGGCCGCTGGTCGCACTCGGCCGCGGTCGAGGAGGTGCGCGGGCGCGGCGAGGGGTTCGTCTGGATCGGCCTGCACGAGCCGGACGCCGAGCAGATCGAGGGCGTCGCGGAGACCTTCGGCCTGCACGAGCTGGCCGTGGAGGACGCCGTGCACGCCCACCAGCGGCCGAAGCTGGAGCGCTACGACGACACGCTGTTCATGGTGCTCAAGACGGTCCGCTACATCCAGAACTCCTCCCCCGACACGGCCAACGAGATCGTCGAGAGCGGCGAGATCATGGTGTTCCTGGGCCGGGACTTCGTGGTGACGGTCCGGCACGGCAACCACTCCGGGCTGGCCGCGGTGCGCCACGAGCTGGAGGCCGAGCCGGAGCGGATGAAGGTCGGCCCGGCCGCGGTGCTGTACTCGATCGCCGACCACGTGGTGGACACCTACCTCGACGTGACCGACCACATCGAGCAGGACATCGACCAGATGGAGGCGCTGGTCTTCCAGCCGCGCAGCCGGGTCAGCGCCGACCAGATCTACCTGATGAAGCGCGAGGTGCTGGAGCTGCGCCGCGCGGTGATGCCGCTGGCCGTGCCGCTGCGCAGGCTGGCCGAGGGCTACACGCCGATGATCCCGGAGCAGGTGCGCTCCTACTTCCGCGACGTCGACGACCACCTCACGCAGGTCTCCGAGCGCGTGTCGAACTTCGACGAGCTGCTCACCACGCTGGTCAACGCCGTGCTGGCGAAGATCACGCTCCAGCAGAACATGGACATGCGCAAGCTCGCCTCGTGGGTGGCGATCATCTCCGTGCCGACCATGGTGGTCGGCGTGTACGGCATGAACTTCGACCACATGCCGGAGCTGCACTGGAAGTACGGCTACCCCATGGTGATCTCGGTGATCCTCGTGGTGTGCCTGACGCTGTACCGAATATTCCGTCGCAACGAGTGGCTGTAG
- a CDS encoding MaoC family dehydratase yields the protein MQFGRYYEEFEVGAVYKHWPGKTVTEYDDHLFCLLTMNHHPLHMDAHYAAETTDFGKNVVVGNYVYSLLLGMSVPDVSGKAIANLEVESLRHVKPTFHGDTIYGETEVLDKTPSKSKDDRGVVYVETRGYKQDGTVVCVFRRKVMVPKRSYGEARGGEQPGRPEPAAG from the coding sequence GTGCAGTTCGGGCGTTACTACGAGGAGTTCGAGGTCGGCGCGGTCTACAAGCACTGGCCCGGCAAGACGGTCACCGAGTACGACGACCACCTGTTCTGCCTGCTGACCATGAACCACCACCCGCTGCACATGGACGCGCACTACGCGGCGGAGACCACCGACTTCGGCAAGAACGTGGTGGTGGGCAACTACGTCTACTCGCTGCTGCTGGGCATGTCCGTGCCCGACGTCTCGGGCAAGGCCATCGCCAACCTGGAGGTCGAGTCGCTCAGGCACGTCAAGCCGACCTTCCACGGCGACACCATCTACGGTGAGACCGAGGTGCTGGACAAGACCCCGTCGAAGTCGAAGGACGACCGGGGCGTGGTCTACGTCGAGACGCGCGGGTACAAACAGGATGGAACGGTCGTCTGCGTCTTCCGCCGCAAGGTGATGGTGCCCAAGCGGTCCTACGGCGAGGCGCGCGGCGGCGAGCAGCCGGGCAGGCCCGAGCCCGCCGCGGGCTGA
- a CDS encoding DUF2332 domain-containing protein: MTSLDLVRQRLASFAQREAHGVSPLYEHLASRAAGDDEVAGLLTAAPERFAHPTLLLAAAHRLVQAEPFHRLSDYYPSLGGSCGPDERTWPLFREFVLERADKVRDLVSRRTTQTNEVRRAALLYPALAQVKGPVGLLEVGCSAGLLLNLDRYGYRYQTQQAGQLAAGPAKASVGLHCALELAPGAELPKIPKSVRVEARVGLDRAPADLTDEDTYAWLEACVWADQPERLRLFGAAAAAQRKSPPEFVTGDAVADLGRAAARVPEPLPLVVITSSTLAYLSGEEFTRALAGLGRPVWWVSHEGYAEGLAHVLPGRDDLLPGPDEPAFGVLGLAHFADGALRRARALARTALHGQRLVWLP, encoded by the coding sequence GTGACCTCGTTGGACCTCGTGCGGCAGCGCCTGGCTTCGTTCGCGCAACGGGAGGCGCACGGCGTCTCCCCGCTCTACGAGCACCTCGCCTCGCGCGCCGCCGGGGACGACGAGGTCGCCGGCCTGCTGACCGCCGCGCCGGAGCGGTTCGCGCACCCGACCCTGCTGCTGGCGGCGGCGCACCGGCTGGTGCAGGCCGAGCCGTTCCACCGGCTGTCCGACTACTACCCCTCGCTGGGCGGCTCGTGCGGCCCGGACGAGCGCACCTGGCCGCTGTTCCGCGAGTTCGTGCTGGAGCGCGCGGACAAGGTGCGGGACCTGGTCTCGCGGCGCACCACGCAGACCAACGAGGTGCGCCGCGCGGCCCTGCTCTACCCGGCCCTGGCGCAGGTCAAGGGCCCGGTGGGGCTGCTGGAGGTCGGCTGCTCGGCCGGCCTGCTGCTCAACCTCGACCGGTACGGCTACCGCTACCAGACCCAGCAGGCCGGCCAGCTGGCGGCGGGGCCGGCGAAGGCGTCCGTCGGGCTGCACTGCGCGCTGGAGCTCGCGCCCGGCGCGGAGCTGCCGAAGATCCCCAAGTCGGTCAGGGTGGAGGCGCGCGTCGGCCTGGACCGGGCGCCCGCCGACCTGACCGACGAGGACACGTACGCGTGGTTGGAGGCGTGCGTGTGGGCCGACCAGCCGGAGCGGCTGCGGCTGTTCGGCGCCGCCGCGGCCGCGCAGCGCAAGTCGCCGCCGGAGTTCGTCACCGGCGACGCCGTGGCCGACCTCGGCCGGGCCGCCGCGCGGGTTCCCGAACCCCTGCCGCTGGTGGTGATCACCAGCAGCACCCTGGCGTACCTGTCGGGCGAGGAGTTCACCCGGGCGCTGGCGGGGCTAGGCCGGCCGGTGTGGTGGGTGAGCCACGAGGGCTACGCCGAGGGCCTCGCCCACGTCCTGCCGGGGCGGGACGACCTGCTGCCGGGCCCGGACGAGCCCGCGTTCGGCGTACTGGGGCTCGCCCACTTCGCCGACGGCGCGTTGCGCCGGGCGCGGGCGCTGGCGCGCACCGCCCTGCACGGCCAGCGGCTGGTGTGGCTCCCCTGA
- a CDS encoding NUDIX hydrolase — protein MTAKSAPLIRCVGGIVHDTNGRLLLVRRRNPPGEGLWSLPGGRVEPGESDETALMRELREETGLSVTVGALVGTVTRPAPSGLYEIHDYACQVRSGTLRAGDDASDARWADAAILATLPLTGMLRETLEEWGQLPRG, from the coding sequence GTGACGGCCAAAAGTGCGCCCCTGATCCGCTGTGTCGGGGGCATCGTGCATGACACGAACGGGCGACTGCTGCTTGTGCGTCGCCGCAATCCCCCAGGTGAGGGACTATGGTCACTCCCCGGCGGACGGGTCGAACCAGGTGAATCCGACGAGACCGCACTTATGCGGGAACTTCGCGAGGAGACGGGACTCTCCGTAACCGTCGGCGCCCTGGTCGGCACGGTCACGCGGCCCGCGCCGAGCGGCCTCTACGAGATCCACGACTACGCCTGCCAGGTGCGATCGGGGACGCTCCGGGCCGGCGACGACGCCTCCGACGCCCGCTGGGCCGACGCTGCGATCTTGGCCACACTCCCACTCACCGGGATGCTGCGCGAGACCCTGGAGGAGTGGGGGCAGCTGCCGCGCGGGTGA
- a CDS encoding PH domain-containing protein, translating to MFAPRDPDEYLLPTERRVIRVRRHWSSLLWDLLEAAALLAGAMMISYLLPENAGIVQNILWYASLFVLLRLAYFVMEWWVERIVVTDKRFMISSGVFETKVAMMPISKVTDLTYERTFLGRMFGFGTLVVESAGQIQALNRIEYLPNPEEVYDAISELTFGDKKAQAERFSMIKAQRAARGKKMVP from the coding sequence ATGTTCGCACCGAGGGACCCCGACGAGTACCTGCTGCCCACGGAGCGGCGGGTCATCCGGGTGCGCAGGCACTGGAGCAGTCTGCTCTGGGATCTCCTGGAGGCCGCGGCGCTGCTCGCCGGCGCCATGATGATCTCCTACCTGCTGCCGGAGAACGCGGGCATCGTCCAGAACATCCTCTGGTACGCGTCCCTGTTCGTGCTGCTCAGGCTGGCCTACTTCGTCATGGAGTGGTGGGTGGAGCGGATCGTCGTGACCGACAAGCGGTTCATGATCTCCTCGGGGGTCTTCGAGACCAAGGTCGCCATGATGCCGATCAGCAAGGTGACCGACCTCACCTACGAGCGCACGTTCCTCGGGCGCATGTTCGGCTTCGGCACCCTGGTCGTGGAGTCGGCGGGTCAGATCCAGGCCCTCAACCGGATCGAGTACCTGCCCAACCCCGAGGAGGTCTACGACGCGATCTCCGAGCTGACCTTCGGCGACAAGAAGGCGCAGGCGGAGCGCTTCTCGATGATCAAGGCGCAGCGGGCGGCGCGCGGCAAGAAGATGGTGCCGTAG
- a CDS encoding PHP domain-containing protein, giving the protein MRIDLHVHSTESDGTDTPAALVAAAAAAGLGGVALTDHDTAAGWDEAANALPPGLKLVRGAELSCASDDGRGRTITVHLLAYLYDHTSPALVEEQLRLRLERRQRLRRMADRMVADGFPIDTDELMAAMPADAPAGRPHLAMALIRAGVVRTVDEAFAKYLTGGRYLVPRTDTPVERAIRMITDAGGVTVLAHPFASSRGPIVTEQVVADLADLGLAGVEVDHPDHDPGTRARLRGLAGELGLLTTGSSDYHGTNKTVRLGEETTPPDVLDALADRATGCKVLVG; this is encoded by the coding sequence GTGCGAATCGACCTGCACGTCCACTCGACCGAGTCCGACGGCACCGACACCCCCGCGGCGCTCGTGGCGGCCGCCGCCGCGGCCGGCCTGGGCGGGGTCGCGCTGACCGACCACGACACCGCCGCCGGCTGGGACGAGGCGGCCAACGCGCTGCCACCCGGCCTGAAGCTGGTCCGGGGCGCCGAGCTGTCCTGCGCCTCCGACGACGGCCGGGGCCGCACGATCACCGTGCACCTGCTGGCCTACCTGTACGACCACACCTCGCCCGCCCTGGTGGAGGAGCAGCTCAGGCTGCGGCTGGAGCGGCGGCAGCGGCTGCGCCGGATGGCCGACCGCATGGTCGCCGACGGGTTCCCCATCGACACGGACGAGCTGATGGCCGCGATGCCCGCCGACGCGCCCGCGGGTCGTCCCCACCTGGCCATGGCGCTGATCCGGGCCGGGGTGGTGCGCACCGTGGACGAGGCGTTCGCCAAGTACCTGACCGGTGGGCGGTACCTGGTGCCGCGCACCGACACGCCCGTCGAGCGGGCCATCCGGATGATCACCGACGCGGGCGGGGTGACCGTGCTCGCGCACCCGTTCGCCTCCTCGCGCGGGCCCATCGTGACCGAGCAGGTCGTGGCCGACCTCGCCGACCTCGGCCTCGCCGGCGTCGAGGTCGACCACCCCGACCACGACCCGGGCACGCGGGCGCGGCTGCGCGGCCTGGCCGGCGAGCTGGGGCTGCTGACCACCGGGTCCAGCGACTACCACGGCACCAACAAGACGGTGCGGCTCGGCGAGGAGACCACCCCGCCGGACGTGCTCGACGCGCTGGCCGACCGGGCGACGGGGTGCAAGGTCCTCGTGGGGTGA